One genomic window of Musa acuminata AAA Group cultivar baxijiao unplaced genomic scaffold, Cavendish_Baxijiao_AAA HiC_scaffold_1137, whole genome shotgun sequence includes the following:
- the LOC103973085 gene encoding gibberellin 3-beta-dioxygenase 1-like, which translates to MASLTARPLHQLELNTLSHVPDAYAWSALNDLPYGDDVVPVVDLASPDTVGLIGRACEEWGAFQITGHGIPLHLLDRVEAQTRLLFSLPTAQKLKAARGPGSLSGYGLANTSSFYSNIFWSEGFTIIGSPYDDARKLWPEDYEEYCCVMEEYNRLIKLLSGRLLRSMMLSLGLHEEDMDWAGLLSKADPVLQLNYYPVCPEPDRAIGIAHHTDSSFITILYQSSGESGLQLVHREDAAGPARWVTVPPRRGALVVNVGDLCEIVFNGRIRSVMHRAIVNRSQTRVSVAYFCGPPRQFNVAPIGKLVGPNERPAYRAMSWPEFLSLKRKLYNKTLEYLRSPEEEAEDHKNTSEMANQK; encoded by the exons ATGGCGTCTCTCACCGCCCGACCCCTCCACCAGTTGGAGTTGAATACCCTATCCCATGTCCCGGACGCTTATGCATGGTCCGCCCTGAACGACCTTCCTTACGGAGACGACGTCGTCCCCGTCGTCGACCTCGCGAGTCCCGACACCGTCGGTCTCATCGGCCGGGCATGCGAGGAGTGGGGCGCGTTCCAGATCACCGGGCACGGCATCCCGCTCCATCTGCTGGACCGCGTCGAGGCACAGACGCGCCTCCTCTTCTCCCTccccaccgcccagaagctcaaggCCGCTCGAGGCCCCGGTAGCCTCAGCGGCTACGGCCTCGCCAACACCTCCTCCTTCTACTCCAATATCTTCTGGTCCGAGGGCTTCACCATCATAGGATCTCCCTACGACGACGCCCGCAAGCTCTGGCCCGAAGACTACGAAGAGTACTG TTGCGTGATGGAAGAATACAACAGGCTGATAAAGCTTCTGAGCGGGAGGCTGCTGCGGTCGATGATGCTTTCGTTGGGCCTCCACGAGGAAGACATGGACTGGGCCGGACTTCTTAGCAAGGCCGATCCTGTGCTCCAGCTAAACTACTACCCGGTCTGCCCCGAGCCCGACAGGGCCATCGGCATCGCCCACCACACCGACTCCAGCTTCATCACCATCCTCTACCAGAGCAGCGGCGAGAGCGGGCTTCAGCTCGTGCACCGGGAAGACGCAGCGGGCCCCGCTCGGTGGGTGACGGTGCCGCCGCGTCGTGGAGCCCTGGTCGTGAACGTCGGAGATCTGTGTGAGATCGTATTCAACGGCCGGATCCGAAGCGTGATGCACCGGGCCATCGTCAACCGTTCCCAGACTCGCGTCTCGGTGGCGTACTTTTGTGGGCCTCCGCGCCAGTTCAATGTTGCGCCCATCGGGAAGCTGGTTGGCCCAAACGAGCGCCCGGCATATCGAGCCATGTCGTGGCCCGAGTTCCTGAGCTTGAAGAGGAAACTCTACAACAAGACGCTGGAATACTTGAGATCGCCGGAGGAGGAAGCGGAGGATCACAAGAACACCTCCGAGATGGCCAATCAGAAGTAA